The DNA sequence GGAGCCTTACTCTTCTAAAGAACACGAAAAAGAGATTTATATGTTAATTCATTTACTGTATGTGGATCaccaaaaagagaaagagattaTAATGGGTAAACCCGTAGTTTTAGTGTGAATTGAAGCTAACACATCACAAGCAAGCTACAAACACAGtattaaaaactattttctgcTGTTAATAAATAGTGACATACCAATTAAAAATACCTTATAAAAGTGTAAGCTACATAATCCAGTGAAGACTCTGTTTACCTTTCCACTCCACTTAGAATCACTTGTACCAACCCTCCGATTCTCATTTCCACTGGGAAACTCCAGAGAGTTCTCTGTgaattctctcttttcctttttgcctgTATCCAAACCAAGCTTTTGTTTAACCGTACCACTCTTCTTTGGGCTTTGGATGCTTTCATCTTCCATAGGACAGGCATTACTGATGGCTGTGTTCCTACTGGCTGTAGTGTAATTCTTCAGATATTTCTTGCCTCTTGCACTGCGCTCAAGACTGGAAGCAGATGAGAGGGATTCTTCATCCAAAGGCTTCTGCCTGAAGTCAGCGTTTTGCAATTCCATCTGCTTCTTCCGATTCATGATCTTGCTTTCTAGCTGTGCCACCTTCCTCAGCGCTGAGCTTGATCGCGTGTGGGCAGTGCCACCCGGTGCGCTCTTTGCTACGCCTCTGTTCATTGCCTGCACGGCGCCTCCCAGCGCCTGGCACCGCTGGTTTCCCCGTACTTCCACATCCTGCACCTTGAGGAACCTGCTGCGGTGCCACGGCGCTCTTCCAGCCGCCTCCAACCCCATCTCTCCCACACGGAGGTCGCTGCCAGAATGAGGAAGGAGCAAGGAAGGCCCGGCGGTTCTCCAGCGCTGCGCATCGCCGTGCCCCTGCCCGGAGGAGGACACGGAGTGAGGCTCCCACGGCCGAGCCCTCAGAGGCAGAGCCGCCCGGCCCGGCACCCGCTCCCCCCGGCCCTCTGGCCGCCTCCTCCCGCCCCTCCTCCGCTGAGGGCTCTCCTCACCGGCCGGGGATCCCCTTGTCGAGGCTGGGCCCTCACCTGCTCGCCGCCCACCAGCGCCCTCCCCGCCCGAGCGCTCGCAGCCATCTCGGGACGCGCTGAGGCGGTTGAGCGGGGCCGTATCCCGGAGACGCCCACCCCCCAACATCCCGCCCCCTCATTGGCTCAGCGCtgaacccccccccagcccgccgCCGAACCTTGAGCTCAAACAGCCAATCACAGGGAGGCATGCTGCCGCCCGGCAGTCAGAGCGCTGACTACAAGCCCCAGCATGCATCGCGCCGCGAGAGCACGTGCAAAACGCTCCTCCCTCGGGGAGGCTAAACCAATCGGATGGTGGCTAACAAGAAGTGGGGGAATGCTTAGCCAATCAGAGCCCGCCGTAGAACGGACGGGGCCCGAAGGCGCGAAGCGGCGGCGCTGCGCTGGGCTGAGGCGCGAGGCCGCCGTCGTGTGAGGGCGatggcggccgggccgggcggtgGCGGCGCCttgaggcaggggctggggatgctccTGCTCCTTGGGGCCTtgctgggggctgcccaggCCGCGGTGTATTTCCAGGAGCAGTTTCTGGATGGAGGTTGTGGGCGAGGGAGGGAGcggtggggaggaaggggacCCCCTCATGCTGTCCCCTCCCGTAACGGCCATTTTGTGTCCCCCTGTGGGTGCTGGTACCACCCGGCGGGGCAGCCGGCTGGCAGAAGAGGTGGGTGCACTCCGAGTACAAGGCAGAAAGGCTGGGGGTGTTTAAACTCACGGCTGGGAAGTTCTACGGAGATCCTGTGAGAGATAAAGGTGTGTGGGTTTTGTGGAAAATACACCACAGAAGCCATCTCAGGAGCTGAGGATTGGTGTTTATAGCACCTGCCTGTGTGGCAATAGAAGTATTTTCTCCACAAATAGCAAGAAAAGCGCATGTTTGAATGTTATTCTAATTATCTTTACAGGTCTTCAAACTAGTGAGAACTCCAAATTTTATGCAATCTCCTCACGATTTAAACCATTTAGTAACAAAGGGAAGACTCTGGTCATTCAATATACAGTGAAACATGAGCAAAAGATTGATTGTGGTGGGGGATACATTAAGATTTTTTCCTCAGACTTGGATCAGAAGAACCTGAGTGGAGATTCCCGTTACTATATAATGTTTGGTGAGTTTACTGCTCTGCATTATGAAAATATTGCCACTGCTGTTGTGCAGCTTCTCAAGGAAGGTTGTTGGAATGGTAGGAAAAATAATGGAGGGcttcataaaaaataagaatgctGTGACTGTAAGCAGTTAGCTCTTCATGCTTGCAAAGAGCATGCATAGGATAAAAGTTGCTCAGCGAGATTTTTTTGAAGACCTTTACTTGAAGTAACATTCTGTATGCTGTTATCTGCTCTTACATACATTCCTGTGTGATGTGGTGAAGTTTCTGGGTATGTATCTAAGTGAAATTTGTCATTATGTAGGTCATGTGATTATATAGTTATTCAGCTTATGCCACAGATAACTTATGttgcctggattttttttttcttagttaagGCTGTAACAGAACTAAGCCTCAGATGAGACAAAATCTAATTCTAAGGTAGCTTTAGAGACTTCTGAATGGAAGCCACGTCATTGATTACAAATGGAATGGCATTCTACAGAAATCATGTGGAGTGGGAGAGATGTCTAGTGGTGTTAGAAGGAAAAGTAAACAACCAGTATCTTTCTAAAAACAATTTAAGGATGCAAAGCCTGTTATCTCTTTGTAGGGCCAGATATTTGTGGATCCGAGACAAAGAAAGTccatgttattttaaattacaagaATAAACCCCACCCAATCAAGAAACCAATCAGATGTAAGGTAAATGCACATTTCAAAGATAGATAaacttaaaataacaaaactagAAGAATATTaagaactaaaaacaaaaaattccaCAATTCTAAAAACACAATTCCAAGCATATATCACCTTTGAGAAGTTGTCTTTCACCATATCTTAAAAATTGTGTTAATTTTGGGACATCAAATATTTGCAGTTCACAATAATGTTTCTAGTTCAGTGATTGTGTGTAATCACCTGACCCTGATATAGGGTGGAACAAGGTTGTAAGGCTGCTGTATGTTATTAAGAACTTTatgtctttctgtttctttgttgtaatttaattaaagcaaTTCTGAAAGAGACTGCTTTTTCTGGGATTGAAATGCAAGTGGGTGGttatactttaaatatttttgttctcaaGCTATGCAGTAAACTTCATGTGCCTTTGTTTCAGCTATTTGGGGTGTAAATAACTTAGATAATCATTTTATATGCCACTATAGTCAATCTTGTGACATTTCCTTTTGCCAATCAGATGTGGACTGTTTTCTTGCAACCATTTTGTTTTGCTCATATCCAGAAGGGGAGGCTAGAAAACATACTTGAAAGCCACAtgacattaattttgttttccctctacagaaaacttttttttcttactgtttaggaaaaaatccattaaaactAGTAACTCTGATTCAAGGAAGTTCCTAAGAGCTgtatttaaagcttttaaaaaagattttactTGCTTTCTTTAAAACCCAGGTTGATGGATATACACATCTGTATACTTTGATTATAAGGCCAGATCAGACTTACAAAGTAAAAATTGATAATGAAGTGGCTGCATCAGGCAACTTAGAAGATGATTTAGATTTTTTGCCACCAAGGAAAATTAATGATCCAGCAGTGAAGAAACCCCATGACTGGGATGATCGAATCCAAATTGATGATCCAAATGACATCAAACCTGAGGTAACTTGGTCTCTTGAACCTGTACTCATTCTGCATGATTGGGTTATTTGGGTTCTGCTGAAACTgtttgatgtagttgaactgtgcACTAGTTCTGCTTTCTTTAACCTTTCTGTACCTTTTTAAAGGATTGGGATGAACCTGAATACATCATGGACACTAGTGCTGAGAAACCTGAAGACTggaatgattctgtgaatggAAAATGGAGTTACCCTATGATCAAGAATCCTCTATACAGAGTATAAATAGTCCTGTAGATCTAGTTATGGATACCATCTTAagcaatttttctttccctgactGTATTCAGAATATGCGGTTTATCCTAGGGGGAGTGGCAACCAAGGCAGATTGATAACCCAAATTACAGAGGGGTTTGGCCTCACCCAAAGATTGACAATCCAAATTACTCGCCAGATTACAATATCTACAGTTTTGAAAACATCAGCATTATTGGACTAGATATCTGGCAGGTGAGTTGAGTTTACTGCAGATAGTGGAAAATAATGAACTTCTTTCACTGGATGTGTGGCAGTTCGTTTACCCTTTGAATATAAGCATTATCTGTTATTTTGGAATCTTTGATGGACAGTGTTCTtaacttgcttttatttaaatatatatacaaaactgcaaagaattaaaaaaaaaaaaaatgcattggtCTTCTGTTGTAGTTGTTTCTTGGTTCATAGCCATGTACAGATAAGTAAGGGGCCTAAACTGATCTGTGTGAGTGTTGGAAAGTATGACTTACTCCACCTGACTTGGGATTCATAGCAGAGGCTTCAGGCAGCTCAGTTACTCCTTTCTCAAAGGTTAACAAGGAGAAATCTGCCCTCTGGAGGCCCTTCTGAGGTATTCCTCTACCTCAGGTTTCCTCAGTATCTAGAATTGAAACTTAAAATTTCTATGAGCAGTAAAGTATCTAAAGTATAATTAAGTTGTTTCAATTCTTGAAAATAGTTTTCCAAAACCAGAGAGAATTCTTTATCAAATTCTGCAAAAAGCTATGGGGTTCTTATTGTGTTTTCtatctattaaatatataatgcAAACATTATTAGAAGAATGAAACTAGAACCATAAAGGAATAAGAGgcatcttgttttttttgttttttttttttttcccctctttcctcaAAGGTGAGAGCTGGCACAATTTTTGACAACTTCTTGATAACAGATGATGAGGATTATGCAGAAGACTTTGGAGATGAAACATGGGGAGAAACAAAGGTAGTACATGaaattattgtttattttggttCTTGATTGTCACACCTTAAAAATTCTGTTGAGTCTGAGCAAGATCCTATTGGTgcacaaaaatgaaatctttaatATTAGGATCCCGAAAAGGAAATGAACATCAGGCAGactgaggaggagcaggagagagagagggtcatagaagaaaaatactttgagcaacgatttaagaaaaaaataaaggaaaaaagaaaatctcaaaGAGATCGAGTGATGAGGAGCTCTATCAAGAAAGAAGAGCTTTAATTAtgtgaaagacattttttttcccagttatcTCTATAAAGATTTTGATGTTTTGCTAACAGCTTGTTGAAATTTGCATTGTTGAAGTTGTATTAAGGCtggacttaaaaatattttgtgaactTTCAGTTTTGTTACAAAGTACTATAGTGTACTTCtaatgttattaaaaatttaCCTTTTATTGCAATTGTGTTAAATACATCTTAAGTATTACATTAAAAGCACCGTTTTTGGAACGGTTTCtcataatttaatattaaaattcatGCTCATTTTGAAGAGATCAAAATGAGCGTTTTGTTATTTCATTAAAGGATTTTGCATGTCAGATGTGTAAAGTGTGTTTCACTACATACTTCAAACTAAGAAGATAAACTTTGCTAAGCTTCTGTAGTAATTGTGCACCTGTCCCTGTTCCAAGGATTACTGCAGTTGTATCGCTGCTGGGCCCTTGCTGTAGCTGCTCCCTTTCTCTTTGGCTTCAGTGCGTGTTTCTGAACCAGGAACCACTGCATATTTTTGTTTGACCTCTTGTAACTTGTTCTTTTAACTTTGTTCAGTCACTTCTATCACGTGTCTTTTCTTAGTTCTTTTCTCTTGTCTTTGTGCTCTTCTGCATTTCTAGGTGtgggctttttcttttcttttcttaaaagtaATGCCATAAATTTTTCTAAAACTGTAGCCAGACTTCGAGCCCATAATTTTTTGTTTACTTCTTAGCTACTCTGATACcacctcccctgctgctgcctcaacGCTTCAGTGTAGTAAGAAAATGGGGAGTGGAAGGAGCAGTGGAAGCTCGGTTTCTGTCCTGTAGTGCAATTGAGGTCAAATTCCTTCACTTATCTTAGTCCTGCACCCTGTAAGACAACTTGCAATGACCCTATGGAGTAAAGAATTTTTACAGGCACTGAAAAACAATCCACTGACAGTTTTTAGTTCTTTTCCTACACCAGTTCCTCTTGATTTAGCTTTTATATGACTGCACTGACCAGCCTTGTTCAGGCTGCTCTTTGATATCTGTACTGGCCAGGCAGGGAGTTGTTAACCCTGTTATATTTGATGCTGAATGTTGGATCAGAGATCTGAGGCAGCTTAACCAGGCGAAGTCTGTTTCCATAACGTTTTGTGTAACCAAGTCAAAAGCTAACTTGGCCGCAGCTCATCCAGCTAAAAGGCCGATCAGTGAGTTACCTGCACCAACGTTCCCTAAGGCAGCTCCTACCTTCCCTAGCCCTACTTCATCCCCACCGTAGAGCTGGGTCACCGCCAGCTTCGCTTGAGGCAGCTGGAGCGGAGCCACGGCGGGGAGCTAAACCGACTGCGGGCCTTCACCGCCGCCTCAGCCCCCGCTCCTCGGGGCGGGGACGGCTGCCGGAGCCCGATAAGCCTCGGCCCCTCTCACTGGGGGTGGTGGCAGCGGCGACGGATCAGGCCCCGGAGGCCCGGCGGTGCCTCCCGCCGCCGCTCTCCCCGCCTTCCCCCGCCTTTTCCCCCGCCCCGGCCGCTGCCCGAATCAGCGGGAGGAAGATGGCGGCGCTCATCCCCCTCAGCCAGCAGGTaaccggcccggcccggccctgcggCGCCTCAGCCTGGGGGGGGTGCTGAAGGGAGGCGCTGGCCCCCGGGGACCGGCAGCCGGGAGCAGCTCGGGGGGGTGGGGAGCGGGCACTGCCCCGCGGGGCTCCCTCCTCCGGGCCCGCGGCGGGGAGCAGGCCCCGCTTGTCGTCCCCAGGGGTCGGGTTGGGgctgggcagagccccccccccgggctcgGCAGGCGCTGTGGGGGCACAAAAGGCGGCGGCGCCTTCCCCTCGTGGAGGCCCCGGGGtcggggggagccggggcagGGCTGAGGGAGACTTGAGGCACGGCGCCCCTTTCGCCTGGTTGTAACGTGGGGTGGTTCCTGCTTCGGCTCTCGGGGTGTCACGGCTGTTGTTTAGTGTTTGGGAGGCGCCACAGGAGGCTCCAGGatgagggaaggagaagaaggggCTCACCCGGCAGCTGCGGGCTTTGGGGGGCCAGGGGAGCGCCCCGAGCCTCGGAGCTGGGCTCTACCCAGGGTCAGCCTGCCccagtgctgagctgtgcctcGGCATTTGGGATGCTTGTCCAGAATCCTGTTGTTGCTGTCATTAGGGTTTTTGATGAATTCCTCACCGAAGTAATTTCAGCCTGATCAGCGTGATCGCTGCGTCTTCTTTTTTATAGTGCTGTGAAGATATTCGATTTGTTTCctgtaaaacaataaaaacaaattaatccCTCCAATGCCttgaaacaaaaactgttttctgcaTTGT is a window from the Anas platyrhynchos isolate ZD024472 breed Pekin duck chromosome 29, IASCAAS_PekinDuck_T2T, whole genome shotgun sequence genome containing:
- the CALR3 gene encoding calreticulin-3 isoform X3, giving the protein MEPAGRRGLQTSENSKFYAISSRFKPFSNKGKTLVIQYTVKHEQKIDCGGGYIKIFSSDLDQKNLSGDSRYYIMFGPDICGSETKKVHVILNYKNKPHPIKKPIRCKVDGYTHLYTLIIRPDQTYKVKIDNEVAASGNLEDDLDFLPPRKINDPAVKKPHDWDDRIQIDDPNDIKPEDWDEPEYIMDTSAEKPEDWNDSVNGKWSYPMIKNPLYRGEWQPRQIDNPNYRGVWPHPKIDNPNYSPDYNIYSFENISIIGLDIWQVRAGTIFDNFLITDDEDYAEDFGDETWGETKDPEKEMNIRQTEEEQERERVIEEKYFEQRFKKKIKEKRKSQRDRVMRSSIKKEEL
- the CALR3 gene encoding calreticulin-3 isoform X2: MAAGPGGGGALRQGLGMLLLLGALLGAAQAAVYFQEQFLDGGLQTSENSKFYAISSRFKPFSNKGKTLVIQYTVKHEQKIDCGGGYIKIFSSDLDQKNLSGDSRYYIMFGPDICGSETKKVHVILNYKNKPHPIKKPIRCKVDGYTHLYTLIIRPDQTYKVKIDNEVAASGNLEDDLDFLPPRKINDPAVKKPHDWDDRIQIDDPNDIKPEDWDEPEYIMDTSAEKPEDWNDSVNGKWSYPMIKNPLYRGEWQPRQIDNPNYRGVWPHPKIDNPNYSPDYNIYSFENISIIGLDIWQVRAGTIFDNFLITDDEDYAEDFGDETWGETKDPEKEMNIRQTEEEQERERVIEEKYFEQRFKKKIKEKRKSQRDRVMRSSIKKEEL
- the CALR3 gene encoding calreticulin-3 isoform X1, which encodes MAAGPGGGGALRQGLGMLLLLGALLGAAQAAVYFQEQFLDGAGWQKRWVHSEYKAERLGVFKLTAGKFYGDPVRDKGLQTSENSKFYAISSRFKPFSNKGKTLVIQYTVKHEQKIDCGGGYIKIFSSDLDQKNLSGDSRYYIMFGPDICGSETKKVHVILNYKNKPHPIKKPIRCKVDGYTHLYTLIIRPDQTYKVKIDNEVAASGNLEDDLDFLPPRKINDPAVKKPHDWDDRIQIDDPNDIKPEDWDEPEYIMDTSAEKPEDWNDSVNGKWSYPMIKNPLYRGEWQPRQIDNPNYRGVWPHPKIDNPNYSPDYNIYSFENISIIGLDIWQVRAGTIFDNFLITDDEDYAEDFGDETWGETKDPEKEMNIRQTEEEQERERVIEEKYFEQRFKKKIKEKRKSQRDRVMRSSIKKEEL